One segment of Coffea arabica cultivar ET-39 chromosome 7c, Coffea Arabica ET-39 HiFi, whole genome shotgun sequence DNA contains the following:
- the LOC113699734 gene encoding uncharacterized protein isoform X3: MTEPNERLAEFGIGGICNACADPSIAAVVIQCGGISLVIQCLSSPVRNTVNYALGALYYLCSATNKEETLKPEVVDIIKRYASTGAVSVSFCNMAQAFLDMCQAKISMRDSKEGLAEQELGKEERESQEHKKERKKE; encoded by the exons ATGACAGAGCCCAATGAGAGGCTTGCGGAGTTTGGAATTGGAGGAATCTGCAATGCTTGTGCTG ATCCATCAATTGCTGCAGTTGTTATTCAGTGTGGTGGAATATCTCTTGTCATCCAATGTCTCTCTAGTCCTGTCCGAAACACG GTGAACTATGCTCTTGGGGCTTTGTATTATCTCTGCAGTGCAACAAACAAGGAAGAGACTTTGAAGCCAGAAGTAGTGGATATCATCAAAAGATACGCTTCAACTGGTGCAGTTAGTGTGAGCTTTTGTAACATGGCCCAGGCTTTTCTCGATATGTGTCAGGCTAAAATTTCTATGAGAGATTCTAAGGAAGGTTTAGCAGAGCAGGAATTggggaaagaagaaagagaaagccAAGAGcacaagaaagagagaaagaaagagtaa
- the LOC113699734 gene encoding uncharacterized protein isoform X1, with translation MLLMKLNVLELFLDCMTEPNERLAEFGIGGICNACADPSIAAVVIQCGGISLVIQCLSSPVRNTVNYALGALYYLCSATNKEETLKPEVVDIIKRYASTGAVSVSFCNMAQAFLDMCQAKISMRDSKEGLAEQELGKEERESQEHKKERKKE, from the exons ATGCTACTGATGAAG CTTAAtgttttggaacttttcctcgACTGCATGACAGAGCCCAATGAGAGGCTTGCGGAGTTTGGAATTGGAGGAATCTGCAATGCTTGTGCTG ATCCATCAATTGCTGCAGTTGTTATTCAGTGTGGTGGAATATCTCTTGTCATCCAATGTCTCTCTAGTCCTGTCCGAAACACG GTGAACTATGCTCTTGGGGCTTTGTATTATCTCTGCAGTGCAACAAACAAGGAAGAGACTTTGAAGCCAGAAGTAGTGGATATCATCAAAAGATACGCTTCAACTGGTGCAGTTAGTGTGAGCTTTTGTAACATGGCCCAGGCTTTTCTCGATATGTGTCAGGCTAAAATTTCTATGAGAGATTCTAAGGAAGGTTTAGCAGAGCAGGAATTggggaaagaagaaagagaaagccAAGAGcacaagaaagagagaaagaaagagtaa
- the LOC140010597 gene encoding zinc finger BED domain-containing protein RICESLEEPER 2-like yields MVVTGHFIDSDWVLQKRVLNFCNVPPPHTGVIIADALSKCFIDWEIENKVSSITVDNASYNDVCIRRLREDFSLRKRLSIGGKIFHVRCCAHILNLLVQDGLGQLGGVIDVVREGIKYLNNSESRLLEFAKIKKQLQLPSRKLILDCSTRWNSTYLMLASGLEFKDVFPRYADIDPGFHYVPTDFEWMKVEEVCKFLGIFHEITDMISGSEYPTANIFLVELYRIKELLNEKALDPFEHIRAMAGSMSAKFDKYWGESNVLLSLGAILDPRYKMFLINHAFPVIYGEDATPRFMAEIRDILYELYNEYVDCHVVSHSEQQRQVVKRRQNEGSTSSSKKQKMTAPAVLTGKEKFHMHVSEIDRAPPEKSDLDVYLEESRYACDARANLDVLGWWKGERLRFPILSRMAADILSVPVTTVASESTFSAGGRVIDDRQASMSVETVQMLLCGNDWIRSLHGLKNKSRESLDVAESITFEEVELPESFND; encoded by the exons atGGTTGTGACTGGTCATTTTATTGATTCTGATTGGGTGCTTCAAAAACGTGTattgaatttttgcaatgttCCTCCTCCTCATACTGGAGTTATTATAGCTGATGCTCTGAGTAAGTGCTTCATTGATTGGGAGATTGAGAATAAGGTTTCTAGCATAACTGTTGATAATGCTTCATACAATGATGTGTGCATTAGGAGACTTAGAGAAGATTTTTCTCTAAGAAAGAGATTAAGTATTGGAGGAAAAATTTTTCATGTTAGATGTTGTGCACATATACTTAATCTCTTAGTGCAAGATGGTCTTGGTCAACTTGGTGGTGTGATTGATGTTGTTAGAGAAGGGATAAAATACTTGAACAATTCAGAATCTAGGCTTCTTGAATTTgccaaaattaaaaaacagCTTCAGTTGCCCTCTAGAAAACTAATTTTGGACTGTTCAACAAGGTGGAATAGCACTTATTTGATGTTAGCTTCAGGTTTAGAGTTCAAGGATGTCTTTCCAAGATATGCAGACATAGACCCTGGATTTCACTATGTTCCTACTGATTTTGAATGGATGAAAGTGGAAGAAGTGTGCAAATTTCTAGGAATATTTCATGAAATCACTGATATGATTTCCGGGTCTGAGTATCCAACAGCTAACATTTTTCTTGTGGAGCTCTATAGGATTAAAGAGCTTTTAAATGAAAAAGCTCTTGATCCTTTTGAGCATATTCGGGCAATGGCTGGAAGTATGTCTGCTAAATTTGATAAGTATTGGGGGGAAAGTAATGTGTTGCTATCTTTGGGTGCAATTTTGGATCCGAGATACAAAATGTTCCTTATTAATCATGCTTTTCCGGTGATTTATGGTGAGGATGCAACTCCTAGATTCATGGCTGAGATTAGAGACATTCTTTATGAGCTTTACAATGAATATGTTGATTGTCATGTTGTTTCCCATTCTGAACAACAAAGGCAGGTTGTAAAAAGGAGACAAAATGAAGGTTCTACTTCTTCTAGTAAGAAACAGAAAATGACTGCACCTGCCGTTTTAACTGGCAAAGAAAAGTTTCACATGCATGTGAGTGAAATTGATAGGGCTCCACCAGAAAAATCAGATTTAGATGTTTATTTAGAGGAAAGTAGGTATGCTTGTGATGCAAGGGCAAATCTGGATGTTTTGGGTTGGTGGAAAGGAGAAAGATTGAGATTTCCCATCTTGTCGAGGATGGCTGCCGATATACTCTCCGTTCCTGTTACCACTGTGGCTTCAGAATCTACCTTCAGTGCTGGAGGGAGAGTAATTGATGATCGACAAGCTTCTATGTCGGTTGAGACGGTGCAAATGTTGCTTTGCGGCAATGATTGGATCCGCAGTCTTCATGGCCTAAAGAATAAGTCTCGT GAATCACTTGATGTGGCCGAATCAATCACATTTGAAGAAGTTGAACTTCCTGAATCATTCAATGACTAA
- the LOC113699734 gene encoding uncharacterized protein isoform X2: MLLMKLNVLELFLDCMTEPNERLAEFGIGGICNACAVVIQCGGISLVIQCLSSPVRNTVNYALGALYYLCSATNKEETLKPEVVDIIKRYASTGAVSVSFCNMAQAFLDMCQAKISMRDSKEGLAEQELGKEERESQEHKKERKKE; this comes from the exons ATGCTACTGATGAAG CTTAAtgttttggaacttttcctcgACTGCATGACAGAGCCCAATGAGAGGCTTGCGGAGTTTGGAATTGGAGGAATCTGCAATGCTTGTGCTG TTGTTATTCAGTGTGGTGGAATATCTCTTGTCATCCAATGTCTCTCTAGTCCTGTCCGAAACACG GTGAACTATGCTCTTGGGGCTTTGTATTATCTCTGCAGTGCAACAAACAAGGAAGAGACTTTGAAGCCAGAAGTAGTGGATATCATCAAAAGATACGCTTCAACTGGTGCAGTTAGTGTGAGCTTTTGTAACATGGCCCAGGCTTTTCTCGATATGTGTCAGGCTAAAATTTCTATGAGAGATTCTAAGGAAGGTTTAGCAGAGCAGGAATTggggaaagaagaaagagaaagccAAGAGcacaagaaagagagaaagaaagagtaa